A stretch of Arthrobacter sunyaminii DNA encodes these proteins:
- a CDS encoding LLM class flavin-dependent oxidoreductase, producing MQIGVFSVSDITRDPVTGRIPTEGERIKAAVAIAKKVEEIGMDVYATGEHHNPPFYASSPTTLLGYIAAQTDRIILSTATTLITTNDPVKIAEDFAMLQHLADGRVDLVLGRGNTAPVYPWFGKNMQDSVELTVENYNLLRQLWDKETVNWEGKFRTPLRNFTATPRPLDGVAPFVWHGSIRTPQVAEIAAYFGDGFFANNIFWPKEHYMQLISLYRERYEHYGHGRADQAIVGLGGQFFMRKNSQDAVNEFRPYFDNAPVYGHGPSMEDFTAQTPLTVGSPQEVLEKTLSFQEYFGDFQRQLFLIDHAGLPLKTVLEQLDLFGEYVLPELRREFDARRPADVPEGPTHAARVAAAQMSSRSAPAPTLQ from the coding sequence ATGCAGATCGGCGTATTCAGCGTCAGCGACATCACCCGCGATCCCGTCACCGGACGGATCCCCACGGAGGGCGAACGGATCAAGGCCGCCGTCGCCATCGCCAAGAAGGTCGAAGAAATCGGCATGGATGTCTATGCCACCGGTGAGCACCACAACCCGCCGTTCTACGCTTCCTCCCCCACCACGCTGCTGGGCTACATTGCGGCGCAGACCGACCGGATCATTCTCTCCACGGCCACCACGCTGATCACCACCAATGATCCGGTGAAGATCGCCGAGGACTTTGCCATGCTCCAGCACCTCGCCGACGGCAGGGTGGACCTGGTCCTGGGCCGCGGCAACACCGCTCCGGTCTATCCCTGGTTCGGCAAGAACATGCAGGACTCGGTGGAACTGACGGTGGAAAACTACAACCTGCTGCGCCAGCTCTGGGACAAGGAGACGGTGAACTGGGAGGGCAAGTTCCGGACCCCGCTGCGCAACTTCACCGCCACGCCGCGCCCGCTCGACGGCGTTGCCCCCTTTGTGTGGCACGGTTCCATCCGCACGCCGCAGGTTGCGGAGATTGCTGCCTACTTTGGCGACGGCTTCTTCGCGAACAACATCTTCTGGCCGAAGGAGCATTACATGCAGCTCATCAGCCTCTACCGCGAACGCTACGAGCACTACGGCCACGGCCGAGCCGACCAGGCGATCGTGGGTCTGGGCGGACAGTTCTTCATGCGCAAAAACTCACAGGACGCCGTCAATGAGTTCCGGCCGTACTTTGACAACGCTCCCGTCTACGGCCACGGCCCCAGCATGGAGGACTTCACGGCGCAGACTCCGCTGACCGTCGGCAGCCCGCAGGAGGTCCTTGAAAAGACCCTGTCCTTCCAGGAGTACTTCGGCGATTTCCAGCGCCAGCTGTTCCTGATTGACCATGCGGGCCTGCCGCTGAAGACCGTCCTGGAGCAGCTTGATCTGTTCGGCGAATATGTGCTGCCGGAGCTCAGGCGTGAATTCGATGCCCGGCGTCCGGCAGATGTTCCCGAGGGGCCCACCCACGCCGCACGGGTAGCCGCAGCTCAGATGTCGTCACGTTCCGCCCCTGCCCCAACTCTTCAGTAG
- a CDS encoding MarR family winged helix-turn-helix transcriptional regulator has translation MSLDTSSTPVRQAAEAWESLFRTQVGVMRRLQRDPAFKELSMREYDVLFNLTRCPTGWIRLNELNEHLLISQPSLSRMVERMEAKGLVQRRPAQHDQRGVELSLTEEGLALQRRLGRAHVRGIYELLTPALTEAELAELKSLTDKVLASLADSDS, from the coding sequence ATGTCCCTGGATACCAGCAGCACCCCCGTTCGACAGGCAGCCGAGGCCTGGGAGTCCCTCTTCCGGACCCAAGTGGGAGTGATGCGCCGCCTGCAGCGGGATCCGGCCTTCAAGGAACTGTCCATGCGGGAGTATGACGTCCTGTTCAACCTCACCCGCTGCCCCACCGGCTGGATCCGCCTCAACGAGCTCAATGAGCACCTGCTGATCAGCCAGCCCAGCCTCAGCCGCATGGTGGAACGGATGGAAGCGAAAGGGCTGGTGCAGCGCAGGCCTGCCCAGCACGACCAGCGCGGTGTGGAGCTTTCCCTGACGGAGGAAGGGCTTGCCCTGCAGCGGCGGCTGGGCCGGGCACATGTGCGCGGCATCTACGAGCTGTTGACGCCGGCACTCACCGAGGCCGAACTGGCGGAGCTAAAGTCACTGACGGACAAGGTGCTGGCCAGCCTGGCGGACAGCGACAGCTAG
- a CDS encoding oxidoreductase, whose product MENYSIESIPDLSGTTAVVTGANSGLGLQTSLVLAAKGARVELACRDRQRGEAAQTRIRTETGNSDVHLRQLDLASLKSIRRFAADQDGPVDLLINNAGVMATPHRTTADGFELQFGVNHLGHFALTGLLLPALRQAPAARVVTVSSLAHRGGRIDFEDLAAQRRYRPWVRYNQSKLANLLFTFEFQRRLQAHGEKLIAVAAHPGFTNTNLTSGMNHPATLDILGSFFRLLGQSGALGALPTLYAATAPGVRGGEFYGPGGPGQLRGRPVLVTPAPQALDPNTARRLWDVSTELTGVRFPGLD is encoded by the coding sequence GTGGAGAACTACAGCATCGAGTCCATCCCGGACCTGTCCGGAACCACCGCCGTCGTCACCGGCGCCAACAGCGGACTGGGCTTGCAGACCTCGCTCGTCCTTGCCGCCAAAGGTGCCCGCGTGGAACTGGCCTGCCGGGACCGGCAGCGCGGTGAGGCTGCGCAGACGCGGATCCGCACCGAAACCGGAAACAGCGACGTTCATCTGCGGCAACTGGACCTCGCCTCCCTGAAATCCATTCGCCGGTTCGCAGCGGATCAGGACGGGCCGGTGGACCTGCTGATCAACAACGCCGGGGTCATGGCCACGCCGCACCGGACCACCGCTGACGGATTTGAACTGCAGTTCGGCGTCAACCATCTGGGCCACTTTGCCCTGACCGGCCTGCTGCTGCCGGCGCTGCGCCAGGCTCCGGCCGCGCGCGTCGTCACCGTTTCCAGCTTGGCCCACCGCGGGGGCCGGATCGATTTCGAGGACCTCGCTGCGCAGCGCCGGTACCGCCCCTGGGTGCGGTACAACCAGAGCAAGCTGGCCAATCTGCTGTTCACTTTCGAATTCCAGCGACGGCTCCAAGCACACGGAGAAAAGCTGATCGCGGTCGCGGCCCATCCCGGTTTTACCAACACCAACCTCACCTCCGGCATGAATCACCCGGCCACTCTGGACATCTTAGGTTCGTTCTTCCGCCTGCTGGGCCAAAGTGGGGCACTCGGAGCGCTGCCTACGCTGTACGCGGCAACTGCCCCAGGGGTCCGGGGCGGGGAGTTTTACGGCCCGGGTGGTCCGGGCCAACTCCGCGGGCGGCCCGTGCTCGTAACACCGGCTCCGCAGGCCTTGGATCCGAATACGGCACGCCGCCTCTGGGACGTCAGCACCGAACTCACGGGCGTCCGTTTCCCCGGCCTCGACTAA
- a CDS encoding MFS transporter: MKRAADVGHRSLRSLGPVVLFLALVEITSGILQGYYTPILTDIARNLGINDGDVNWFEAAQLMLSALAVPVLAKLGDIYGHKRILLVSTVLTAAASWGVAFAPDFWTFLAAWSLQGFYVVWLPLEIALIFSRASAAPGGAALTRKAAGVLVGSLQFGVIAGALAAGVLVEVFAGRLQLTLMIPAVAVTLCIAAVQFGVPETPERAGGILDGRGFLLLASGLLLLTSGLSFLRINGPGTWWVWGILLAGAAAFVPFVRWELGRTDPLVDFRMLRDPAMWPVQLTAGLFGISVLGAQAPMSTFARTDRQMHGYGLGLDAGDVSIIIGSYVLSVLIGALLFPVVSRYVTPRLTLCGAAALVGFGYLLFLPFHDTLAQTLTNMIVAGLGSGALVAALPSAAAAAAPPNRTGMATGLTNTTKTIGGSFASAVFGIALASAAADALAGGAQRAETAAPLSGYLVVWAVCSVTGFIAAGLLLLVPRLAFADPPLTAADPGISVPPEGRGANG; this comes from the coding sequence GTGAAGCGGGCCGCCGACGTCGGGCACCGCAGCCTGCGCTCGCTGGGACCGGTGGTGCTCTTCCTGGCCCTGGTGGAAATCACCTCCGGCATCCTCCAGGGGTATTACACGCCCATCCTCACCGACATTGCGCGGAACCTGGGGATCAACGACGGCGACGTCAACTGGTTTGAAGCCGCCCAGCTGATGCTCAGCGCGCTCGCCGTTCCCGTGCTCGCCAAACTCGGTGACATCTACGGGCACAAGCGGATCCTGCTGGTCTCCACCGTCCTGACGGCGGCGGCGTCCTGGGGCGTCGCCTTTGCCCCTGACTTCTGGACCTTCCTGGCCGCATGGTCGCTGCAGGGCTTCTACGTGGTGTGGCTGCCGCTGGAAATCGCATTGATCTTCAGCCGTGCCTCCGCGGCTCCGGGCGGCGCTGCCCTGACCCGCAAAGCCGCCGGTGTCCTCGTGGGGTCCCTGCAGTTCGGAGTCATTGCCGGTGCGCTGGCCGCCGGTGTCCTGGTGGAGGTCTTTGCCGGACGGCTGCAGCTGACGCTCATGATTCCGGCGGTGGCCGTAACCCTGTGCATTGCCGCCGTGCAGTTCGGTGTTCCGGAAACTCCTGAGCGGGCCGGCGGCATCCTGGACGGCAGGGGCTTCCTGCTGCTGGCCTCCGGGCTGCTGTTGCTCACCTCGGGTTTGAGCTTCCTGCGGATCAACGGCCCGGGCACCTGGTGGGTCTGGGGGATCCTGCTGGCAGGAGCGGCGGCGTTTGTGCCGTTTGTCCGCTGGGAACTGGGCCGCACGGATCCGCTGGTGGACTTCCGGATGCTGCGGGATCCGGCCATGTGGCCGGTGCAGCTCACCGCCGGACTGTTTGGCATCTCGGTGCTCGGAGCCCAGGCTCCCATGTCCACCTTCGCCCGCACTGACCGGCAGATGCATGGCTACGGCCTGGGGCTGGATGCCGGAGATGTGTCCATCATCATCGGCTCCTACGTGTTGTCCGTGCTGATCGGCGCCCTGCTGTTCCCGGTGGTCTCGCGGTACGTCACGCCGCGGCTGACCCTCTGCGGTGCGGCAGCCCTGGTGGGATTTGGTTACCTGCTGTTCCTGCCGTTCCACGACACGCTGGCTCAGACCCTGACCAACATGATCGTTGCCGGGCTGGGATCGGGGGCACTCGTGGCGGCGCTGCCGTCGGCCGCCGCCGCAGCAGCCCCGCCCAACCGCACGGGCATGGCCACCGGGCTGACCAACACCACCAAAACCATCGGCGGCTCGTTCGCCTCTGCCGTGTTCGGCATTGCACTGGCCAGCGCCGCTGCGGATGCCTTGGCAGGCGGGGCCCAAAGAGCGGAAACGGCGGCACCGCTGTCGGGCTATCTGGTGGTTTGGGCCGTGTGTTCGGTGACCGGGTTCATTGCTGCCGGACTGCTACTCCTGGTGCCGCGGCTCGCCTTCGCTGATCCGCCGCTGACGGCGGCGGATCCTGGGATCTCCGTACCGCCGGAGGGCCGGGGCGCAAACGGCTAG
- a CDS encoding M20/M25/M40 family metallo-hydrolase, with translation MHIKSTSSRVRETAGGQALSIGTEAAPKLSRLITYRTVSSRDPQQVSIEEFDGFIDALPELFPLVHEKLSRERVNGHGLLYRWPGSQGEGQGPVVLMAHYDVVPVENPASWTHPPFSGEIADGRIWGRGSLDDKGSLTAILEAVEQLLAEDFVPVRDIYLSFGNNEETAGDTAGAAAALLEDRGIRPWLVLDEGGAVAGQAFPFVDRPVAVVGVSEKGILDVELSTEDAGGHASTPHRGGATARLARAITRLDAKPLPAVLPEPTVEMIGRLASSARFPARLVFGNLRIFRRPLTRVLARMGGEPGALTRTTVVVTQLRGSSASNVIASRATANANIRVAVGETVAGTVQRLGRIIADSSVSLRVVEGNEPAPVSATDNAQFALLEQAIAAVFPDAVTAPYIMLGGTDSRRFTGICDAVYRFAPFRMGRQDRANIHADNESLCIETFGEGILFYTRLLRTLGDRQ, from the coding sequence ATGCACATCAAATCCACGTCATCCCGCGTGCGGGAAACCGCCGGCGGGCAGGCGCTCTCCATCGGCACCGAAGCGGCCCCCAAGCTCTCCCGGCTTATTACCTACCGGACCGTCTCCTCCCGTGACCCGCAGCAAGTCAGCATCGAAGAGTTTGACGGTTTTATTGATGCCCTGCCCGAACTGTTTCCTCTGGTCCACGAGAAGCTGTCGCGGGAACGGGTTAACGGGCACGGACTGCTGTACCGCTGGCCGGGATCGCAGGGTGAGGGGCAAGGGCCGGTGGTCCTGATGGCCCATTACGACGTGGTTCCGGTGGAAAACCCGGCGTCGTGGACACATCCGCCCTTTTCCGGAGAGATTGCGGACGGCCGTATCTGGGGCCGGGGTTCACTGGATGACAAGGGCTCCCTGACCGCCATCCTCGAAGCGGTGGAACAGCTGCTGGCCGAGGACTTCGTTCCGGTGCGGGATATCTATCTGTCTTTCGGGAACAATGAGGAAACCGCCGGCGACACCGCCGGAGCGGCCGCCGCACTGCTGGAAGACCGCGGCATCCGCCCCTGGCTGGTGCTCGATGAAGGCGGTGCCGTGGCCGGGCAGGCCTTTCCCTTTGTGGACCGTCCGGTGGCGGTGGTCGGAGTCTCCGAGAAAGGCATTCTGGACGTGGAGCTGTCCACCGAGGATGCCGGCGGTCATGCCTCCACGCCGCACCGCGGCGGAGCCACTGCACGACTGGCCCGTGCCATCACCCGCCTGGACGCCAAACCGCTGCCCGCAGTCCTGCCCGAGCCCACAGTGGAGATGATCGGCCGGCTGGCCTCGTCGGCACGGTTTCCGGCGCGGCTGGTGTTCGGCAACCTGCGCATCTTCCGGAGGCCGCTGACCCGGGTGCTGGCCCGCATGGGAGGCGAGCCCGGGGCCCTGACCCGCACCACCGTGGTTGTCACGCAGCTGCGGGGCAGCTCCGCCTCCAACGTCATCGCGTCCCGGGCCACGGCCAACGCCAACATCCGCGTTGCAGTGGGGGAAACGGTGGCCGGCACGGTGCAGCGGCTGGGGAGGATCATCGCCGATTCCTCGGTTTCCCTGCGGGTGGTCGAAGGCAACGAGCCGGCACCGGTCTCCGCCACGGACAATGCCCAGTTCGCCCTGCTGGAACAGGCCATTGCGGCGGTGTTCCCGGACGCCGTGACCGCTCCGTACATCATGCTTGGAGGTACCGATTCCCGCCGTTTCACCGGTATCTGCGATGCCGTGTACCGGTTTGCTCCGTTTCGGATGGGCAGACAGGACCGCGCGAACATCCACGCGGACAACGAGTCCCTGTGTATTGAGACTTTCGGCGAAGGAATCCTCTTCTACACCCGGCTGCTGCGCACCCTCGGGGACAGGCAGTGA